The stretch of DNA GTAGGCCTTAGAGATTTTGAAAGCTTCTTTGGTGTCCAAAGCTGTTCTTACTGACGTTTATCTTGGAGAGAAGCCCTAGACAATTCTGAAGTTCTAAAAAAATATTTTCCTTGGAAAGGAAAACATGCTCCTTCTAGTTGCCTGAATTTTTATGGTTCAAGTCGTATTTTTCTGCATGCCCCAACCGGTAGGATATAATTAAATACCATGAAAATCTCATGGGCAAAGTAAGTTGGAAGCAATGCCCTTACGGCTCATTTGGCATCTGTGATTTCATTTCGTTTGATAGAAATAAAATGAAATCAGTGATCAGATTTCATTTGCTGGAATCAAGATTCCAAATCGATATATCAAGTTTGGTTGCCACTGGAATTCATTTTTTAGCGAATACGCAAAGCTTGTGTATCATTCCATTGATAGAATAAGTTAAGAAAGAGTACAACGGATGGTACAACACATGACACGAACGCAGAAGGCATGAGCATGGCGCCCGAAGCAGAGAAACATGGGATGCTCAGcccaaaaagaaaaagaaaaaaaacatggCTAAACTCGTCGCCCTGGGACGCAACCCAAACCAACAAGACGACCGACATATCTAAATCCACCGCCGAGGACGCCGCGAGCAAACAAAACGACGCCTTCATGAAGGAGAACGGCGCCGAGGCGCCGTCGCCGTCCGACCCGAAAAGTCGGACCTAGGATTTCCCCTAAGGCTCGAAGAGGGGCAGAGATAGCAGCCATGACAGCTCCTTCAGGAAGGAAACGACACCCGTATGTGTCACCACTGCCACCATCAAAAGGTCGAGATTTCGCCCTGGCCAAGTCTACGCAATCCCAGGTCGTCAGAGCGGAACTCAAAGATGAGGAAGTCTGGCTGTAGGCCGGAACCACCACCATAGGAAGGGGAGCTACCGGAAGAACGAGCTACAGAATGGACGGAAGGGCGGATGGGGCATGGAGGTGGACGGATCGATGACGGAGGCAAGGAGTGGGGGCGACGATGACCGAAGAGGGGCGCAGATATGGACTGCCGGGATCGGAGCTGCAGGGACACCCGATGAGCCAAAGGAGCTAGAAGGGGGGCGCAGCTCCAGGAGCACGCCGGAGTTGAAGCCACACCGGAGTGGATACCGGCCAACAAAGGGCACCTGCAAGGGGTGGATGCAGACCTACCGAGATATTGACAAGCCGGAGGAGCCGGAAGAAGACGCAACTCCAACAGGGTGAGCACCAGATCTGGAGCCGCTCTGGATAGCCATGGACATAGGAGGGACGCAGGTCCATGACCGCTAGTGTTGAAGCCGCACCTGCAAGTAGGAGGGCGAAGGGAGCGCTAGCCTGCCATGCTCCCGGCCAATGCATTTTTTTACAGTAAAACAATAGTGGAGGTCCCTTACTGCATTTGTATTAAAATAGAAATATGTACAAGTTACATGGTTACAAAAGTCTCGCAAGCCCACTATACAGGGGAGTGGGAGCAAGGTGGCGAGGATATCAGCTAGGGTTAGGATGTGGTAGGGAAGCTAAGAAGTCAGCAGGGGATGCTCCGGCCAGCGCATTGTAAGGGCGAACGCCGCTAGGCAACCGTCGAAAATCCACCCTGGAGCCATGACGGCAGCCCGGGGGAGGAAGAACACCACTGCAGTGCCCCAAGGCCAGATCGCCCCGGCCAAGATGCCCCGGCACCATCCCTCGAAATCTGGCTCCAACAACAACAGAGGTGTTGGCCGCTCCTCTGGTGGCGGCAAGGATGAGGGGTGGGGTGGGAGGGGGGCACGGAGGCACGAGCTAGGTTTCCCCCACCACCACCGCCAGGGGAGGCGACGCGGGGGTCGCGGGAGGGTGTCCGTCTAGATTGACCTAGTTGACTCCACTGGAATTTATCAGCTGAAATGATAATACACTCTTCAACTGCGAACCACAGGGCCAACCCTGGGCTATATATGCCACGTCGGATGCTACAGTGCTCGTACGCGCTTGTGTACTGGCCAAAGAAATCGAGGGAGAGGAGTGCCCGTACACGTATTGGTCGTTCCCTAGGTCTACCTTCCCCAGATGTACGCACACGCAGTATAGAAACAAGCTTGTCGTCCCTGTACGTGCCCATATGCATGCATATAGTTCAGCCATGACATCCTCTCGTTTACCTAGCTAGCTTGGGGATATGTATGTAGCTAGCGAGGACGAGCTGATGATAGGTGTATTCAGGAGCGGTTGTCGGCACTGGAGACAGTGAGGCTTAGATCATCTCTGACCGATCCCTTAACCTTTGTATATGGTCTTTTATCGGAGATGGTGAGGCTTAGAGGGGTGGTTGGGACGTGGCAATACAATGAAGACGGCGTGGAGGCAGGGCAAGACAGGGCCCGTCGGCCTTTGGTGGTGGGGGGCGGGGGGCATCGCGCTTGAGAAGAAGAACACAATAGAATCCAGCGGCTCAGATGAGACGATTCGGGTGAAATAAAAAAAATCGGAGGTCTCATGTTTATAATGACTAAAATTACAGTTAAATATCGAGTATTACGACAATGATTCAAGCTAGCTCTTCATTAATTTGTCTGGGAACACTTCATTAACTTGCCCGTGAACACCAGAACTGACAAGTAATAGTACAAGCAAATATGCATGCATATTACAGGCATGCAGCTCATTCATAATACAGCAAAGCAACAGACCGACGGACGTACGTAGTTACGTACACCAAGCGCCACGATTTGTGGCATCAAAACTAAACCACAGAACATACTCTGCGGACTGATCGAGCAGATCATACATACGCAGCAACTTACTGCGTGTACGTCTGATGGAGTCGGCACCGGCGTCGATCGCCATCAGCACGAGCTAGCCTCGACGACATCGATGGCCAATGCCGGCTCGGGCATGGTCACGGGGACGGCGGCGCCGACCCTGGGCACGGTGACGGTGAGCTGCGCACCGCCGTCGTCCATGGAGGCCCTGACCTGGCCCAACGCGGCGTCGTCGGGGAGGTGGAACCTGCCGAAGAAGGTGGCGCTGCTGCGCTCGACGTGGTGGCGCGTCTCGCTCTTGGCCTCCCTCCGCAGGCACCGCTCGCCGGCGATGATCAGCACCTTgccgtcctcctccacctccaccttgACCTCCTCCTTGGTGACCCCGGCGGGGAGCCTGGCGCTGAACACGTAGGCCTCCGCCGTCTCCCGGCTTTCGATGTAGGTGTCGGCGAAGGCTGTGGTGT from Triticum urartu cultivar G1812 chromosome 3, Tu2.1, whole genome shotgun sequence encodes:
- the LOC125547684 gene encoding 17.9 kDa heat shock protein 2-like → MSLVRFFDTLALDSWNPLGSIFGTTASSGTDAWLASDTTAFADTYIESRETAEAYVFSARLPAGVTKEEVKVEVEEDGKVLIIAGERCLRREAKSETRHHVERSSATFFGRFHLPDDAALGQVRASMDDGGAQLTVTVPRVGAAVPVTMPEPALAIDVVEASSC